In Kangiella profundi, one DNA window encodes the following:
- a CDS encoding NTP/NDP exchange transporter produces the protein MDNKQQEFSWLESQLSKIVTIRAGEGKSTALHFLTLFILMFSYYLLKVIRDPLILSESTAEVKSYSTSIQAGLLLLLAPLFSKFYFAYSRNNDHSRFIKAVMLFFSMNIIIFASLSYIGAAIGVIFYIWLGVFSVVVIALYWAFCADCYSTEAGSRLFILIAVGGAIGAWVGSRCAGWSYQLIGVTGLMVLSALLLVIAALLTTYCFKAVPSDSRSMSSAEPIQSQKWYLAIVKLLKKPYLALIAAFIVLINFINSMGEYILAKFVVEFASGLELVGDDRQLYMTEFYAGYIAWITLFGLLLQIFLVAKIFKWIGVGASILILPTLMMFNYTLVLYLPIFALIKWTLIVENSANYSIQNTTRHALFLPISREDKYIGKNVIEGFFYRFGDLLYGAVVAIGVTFYDVNKIGFIMLNALLAFCCFLIAFRIRNRYRDMEDEIAWSAKKQ, from the coding sequence ATGGATAACAAACAACAGGAATTCAGCTGGTTAGAGTCTCAACTCTCTAAAATTGTCACAATCCGTGCAGGAGAAGGCAAAAGCACAGCACTGCATTTTCTGACTCTTTTCATACTCATGTTTTCCTATTATCTGCTTAAAGTCATAAGGGATCCGCTGATCCTTTCCGAAAGTACTGCGGAAGTAAAAAGCTATTCAACTTCAATACAAGCTGGACTTTTGCTTTTACTGGCGCCTCTCTTCAGTAAATTTTATTTTGCCTATTCGAGAAATAATGACCATTCACGATTTATTAAAGCCGTGATGCTTTTTTTTAGTATGAACATCATTATCTTCGCTTCATTGAGTTATATAGGAGCTGCGATAGGCGTTATTTTTTATATCTGGTTAGGTGTATTCAGCGTGGTTGTGATCGCTCTTTATTGGGCATTTTGCGCTGATTGCTACAGCACTGAAGCGGGTAGTCGTTTATTTATTTTGATTGCAGTCGGTGGGGCTATCGGAGCATGGGTAGGATCCCGGTGTGCAGGTTGGAGCTATCAATTGATTGGGGTCACTGGTTTGATGGTGCTTTCAGCATTATTGTTGGTTATTGCAGCTCTTCTAACCACTTATTGTTTTAAAGCAGTACCTTCAGATTCCAGGTCTATGTCATCGGCAGAGCCGATACAGTCCCAGAAGTGGTATCTTGCAATTGTAAAACTTTTAAAAAAACCATACCTGGCTCTTATCGCAGCCTTTATTGTGCTGATTAATTTTATAAACTCTATGGGGGAATACATTTTAGCCAAGTTTGTTGTCGAATTTGCCTCAGGCCTTGAGCTGGTAGGTGATGACAGGCAGTTATATATGACAGAATTTTATGCTGGATATATTGCATGGATTACACTTTTTGGACTTCTGCTGCAGATTTTTCTCGTTGCGAAGATTTTCAAGTGGATTGGCGTAGGCGCATCTATATTAATCTTACCCACCTTGATGATGTTTAATTACACTTTGGTGTTATACCTACCGATATTTGCTTTGATTAAATGGACTCTAATCGTAGAAAACAGCGCCAATTATTCAATCCAGAATACCACCCGTCATGCCCTTTTTCTGCCCATATCGAGAGAAGATAAATATATTGGAAAGAACGTCATTGAAGGATTCTTCTATCGTTTTGGTGACTTATTGTATGGTGCAGTGGTTGCCATCGGCGTCACATTTTATGATGTAAATAAAATTGGTTTTATTATGCTTAATGCTTTACTAGCATTTTGCTGTTTCCTCATCGCTTTCAGGATTCGTAACCGTTATAGAGACATGGAAGACGAGATCGCATGGTCGGCAAAAAAACAGTAA
- a CDS encoding metallophosphoesterase has product MDRIKSSLFKVFLIFTLITSGLLNANPVQNKTVVLTDVHGDYTSLVSLLKTTDIVNDELEWSGGTATLISLGDNLDRGAESRKVIDLFMRLEDKAANSGGNVIVLLGNHEIMNIIADLRYVSDQEFLAFKPEESASYRESVYEDYLNYSKLEHSDESLKSFNQLYPPGYFGLVKAYSPSGKYGKWLLEKDTVKVYRDRLYLHAGISEELLDLGLTEQQMNSQIRQTVKSYAELYHEFIELGLFKHYFNKRERIEVLEALLAGQIKQDRFTKRSVLKKAEEFIELSQSLLITTQGPVWYRGNIYCHEYMESHTIEKALKHFGVKQILVGHTPDDSRVARSRFDGKLVLLDTGMLQAYYKGQPTAAVIENNQLRLINLKDPSNTEPQPDPVRKPLYPNQLSDEYLSQFFAKAEVISEKPLSDFYSKPLKLTFEHQGQQHNAIFKYMDSDPKLESKKRHARQDNFADRFLYDLVAYKLDRLLNLYMVPYTAAYSYKDQDGIIQYWIEVSISKTELIQSKQKLEGYCSADDEEELMQIFDLLIHNDDRNTGNKLYSIDTGYLWLIDHTRSFRNLYTLPEYDLPPVRKLSVQLEQQLKSLSKDKLKAELGILLNDKQIVALLKRRDKILQLYGHNY; this is encoded by the coding sequence ACCGTATCAAATCATCACTATTTAAGGTATTCCTGATATTCACTTTGATAACCAGTGGATTGCTCAATGCAAACCCGGTTCAAAATAAAACCGTAGTATTAACAGATGTGCATGGCGACTATACCTCGTTGGTCAGTCTGCTTAAGACTACAGATATAGTAAACGACGAACTGGAATGGAGTGGTGGTACGGCTACCTTGATAAGCCTGGGGGATAATCTGGACCGAGGAGCAGAATCACGCAAAGTCATCGACTTGTTTATGAGACTTGAAGATAAGGCCGCTAATAGTGGTGGCAATGTCATAGTTCTTCTTGGCAATCATGAAATTATGAACATCATTGCTGATCTTCGTTATGTCTCTGATCAGGAGTTTCTTGCTTTCAAACCAGAAGAATCGGCCAGCTACAGAGAATCAGTCTACGAGGACTATCTCAATTATTCTAAGCTTGAACATTCTGATGAAAGTCTGAAAAGCTTTAATCAGCTATATCCACCCGGTTATTTTGGTCTGGTCAAGGCCTATTCCCCTTCAGGCAAATATGGCAAATGGTTACTTGAGAAGGATACGGTCAAAGTTTATCGGGATCGACTTTATCTACACGCTGGTATCTCTGAAGAGCTGCTCGACCTTGGTTTAACTGAGCAGCAGATGAATAGTCAAATTCGCCAGACTGTTAAGTCCTATGCTGAGCTCTATCACGAATTTATAGAGCTGGGATTGTTTAAACATTATTTCAATAAACGTGAAAGAATCGAAGTTCTGGAGGCACTATTAGCTGGTCAGATTAAACAGGATAGATTTACAAAGCGGAGCGTACTCAAGAAAGCTGAAGAGTTTATAGAACTCTCCCAGTCCCTGTTAATTACCACACAGGGACCAGTTTGGTATCGCGGTAATATTTATTGTCATGAATATATGGAAAGCCACACCATAGAAAAAGCATTAAAACACTTTGGAGTTAAGCAAATTCTTGTTGGCCATACCCCGGATGATAGCCGGGTTGCACGATCTCGTTTTGATGGAAAACTGGTTCTTCTAGATACAGGCATGCTGCAGGCATATTATAAAGGCCAGCCCACTGCTGCAGTAATAGAAAATAACCAACTCCGTTTAATCAACCTGAAGGATCCAAGCAACACTGAGCCACAACCTGATCCAGTGAGAAAGCCTTTGTACCCAAATCAATTGAGTGATGAGTACTTATCACAATTTTTCGCAAAGGCAGAAGTAATCTCTGAAAAACCGTTGTCAGACTTTTACAGTAAACCCTTAAAGCTAACTTTTGAGCATCAGGGGCAACAGCATAATGCAATATTCAAATATATGGATAGTGATCCAAAACTAGAAAGCAAAAAAAGGCATGCTCGTCAGGATAATTTTGCCGATCGTTTTTTATATGATTTAGTAGCCTACAAACTGGATAGGCTCTTAAATTTATACATGGTTCCGTATACAGCAGCCTATTCCTACAAAGATCAAGATGGCATCATTCAATATTGGATTGAAGTCTCCATCAGTAAAACTGAACTTATACAAAGTAAGCAAAAGCTTGAGGGTTACTGCTCTGCTGATGATGAAGAAGAGTTAATGCAAATATTCGATTTGCTAATTCATAATGACGACAGAAATACAGGTAATAAACTTTATAGCATAGATACCGGTTATTTATGGCTCATCGACCATACCAGAAGCTTCCGTAATCTATACACATTACCAGAATACGATCTCCCTCCGGTAAGAAAACTATCTGTTCAGTTAGAGCAACAGTTAAAGTCCCTATCTAAGGATAAGCTCAAAGCTGAATTAGGAATCCTGTTGAATGATAAACAGATAGTGGCACTGCTCAAAAGAAGAGATAAAATATTGCAGCTTTATGGCCATAATTATTAA
- a CDS encoding CDP-alcohol phosphatidyltransferase family protein: protein MISVYQLKPKFQQLLRPLVNGLAKKGITANEITVLAMLLSVITGTAVVISNSLIALLALPIVLFIRMALNAIDGMLAREHKQQSKLGAFLNEIGDVISDLFLIIPLIIIPDISQWLLAAFAFTALLTEFAGILGVMAGAERQYQGPMGKSDRALVLGLIGLLVPLFAVSSTYLNAALSVFIALSVWTVINRIRAAL, encoded by the coding sequence ATGATTTCGGTCTATCAACTTAAACCAAAGTTTCAACAGCTGCTCAGACCCTTGGTTAACGGTCTTGCAAAAAAAGGTATTACTGCTAACGAAATAACGGTACTAGCTATGCTTCTAAGTGTTATCACGGGTACTGCGGTTGTTATCAGTAACAGTTTGATTGCGCTACTGGCCTTACCGATTGTTTTATTCATCCGAATGGCTCTTAACGCCATTGACGGAATGTTAGCCAGAGAGCACAAGCAGCAGTCCAAGCTGGGTGCCTTTCTCAACGAAATCGGTGATGTGATTTCCGACCTTTTCCTAATCATCCCTTTAATCATTATTCCTGACATCAGTCAGTGGCTCTTGGCTGCATTTGCTTTTACAGCTCTGCTAACCGAGTTCGCGGGCATTCTAGGCGTCATGGCGGGGGCTGAACGTCAGTATCAGGGGCCGATGGGAAAAAGTGATCGGGCCTTAGTTTTGGGACTGATTGGTCTATTGGTGCCGTTGTTTGCTGTGTCGTCGACTTATTTAAACGCTGCACTGAGTGTGTTTATTGCTCTGTCAGTATGGACTGTGATTAACCGAATTCGCGCCGCGCTGTAA
- the clpP gene encoding ATP-dependent Clp endopeptidase proteolytic subunit ClpP, giving the protein MSKIIETQASGLIPMVVEQTSRGERSYDIYSRLLKERVIFCVGQVEDYMANSIVAQMLFLESDNPDKDIHLYINSPGGVVTAGLAIYDTMQFIRPDVSTVCVGQAASMGALLLAGGAKGKRHTLPNSRMMIHQPLGGFQGQASDIAIHAQEITELKHRLNSIMADHCGKTVEEVEKDTDRDNFLTADEAVKYGLVDSIISSRKQS; this is encoded by the coding sequence ATGAGTAAAATTATAGAAACTCAGGCATCTGGCCTTATCCCAATGGTAGTTGAGCAGACCTCACGCGGTGAGCGCTCATATGACATATATTCCAGACTATTAAAAGAACGCGTTATTTTCTGTGTCGGTCAGGTAGAAGATTACATGGCCAATTCAATTGTCGCTCAAATGTTATTCCTGGAGTCTGATAATCCAGACAAAGATATTCATTTATATATCAATTCGCCAGGTGGTGTCGTAACTGCTGGTTTGGCTATCTATGACACTATGCAGTTTATACGTCCTGATGTTTCAACGGTTTGTGTAGGGCAAGCGGCAAGTATGGGTGCTTTATTGTTGGCTGGTGGTGCAAAGGGTAAGCGTCATACCTTGCCAAATTCACGTATGATGATTCATCAACCATTAGGCGGCTTCCAAGGCCAGGCCTCAGATATTGCAATTCATGCCCAGGAAATTACTGAGTTGAAACATAGACTTAACTCCATCATGGCAGATCACTGCGGTAAAACAGTTGAAGAGGTTGAGAAGGATACTGATCGTGATAATTTCCTGACCGCTGATGAAGCCGTGAAATACGGTCTGGTAGACTCCATTATCAGTTCAAGAAAACAAAGTTAA
- a CDS encoding lysophospholipid acyltransferase family protein, whose protein sequence is MNMINRALRWFFFAIIIKPIVKLVIGLRYQNKPILPEDGPALIIANHNSHLDTMVLISLLPLKVLHKVQPVAAADYFLKNKFIAWFALNIIGILPIERQSERQTRSPVEQCAEALKKGKILIFFPEGSRGHPETMSELKYGVVKLAEQCPQVPIYPIYMHGLGKSLPKGDALLVPFFCDVVFSEPMHFQPNLFEQVKARFEQMQSSVKLPKWD, encoded by the coding sequence ATGAACATGATTAATAGAGCGTTACGCTGGTTTTTTTTCGCCATCATCATCAAACCAATAGTGAAGTTGGTCATAGGTCTTCGCTATCAGAATAAGCCCATTCTTCCTGAGGATGGGCCAGCTCTGATCATCGCAAACCATAACAGCCATCTGGATACCATGGTGCTGATATCGCTGTTGCCTCTGAAGGTATTACATAAAGTACAACCGGTCGCAGCTGCAGACTACTTCCTGAAGAATAAATTCATCGCCTGGTTTGCACTAAATATCATCGGTATTTTACCGATTGAGCGTCAGTCTGAGCGACAAACTCGCAGCCCGGTTGAGCAGTGTGCCGAAGCTTTGAAAAAGGGAAAAATCTTAATCTTTTTCCCCGAAGGATCACGTGGCCATCCTGAAACCATGTCTGAGTTGAAATATGGTGTAGTAAAGCTGGCTGAACAATGCCCCCAGGTACCCATTTATCCGATCTATATGCATGGTCTCGGAAAAAGCCTACCCAAAGGCGATGCGCTATTGGTGCCTTTCTTCTGTGACGTTGTTTTCTCAGAGCCTATGCACTTCCAACCGAACTTATTTGAGCAGGTAAAAGCACGATTCGAGCAGATGCAGTCATCGGTCAAGCTGCCTAAGTGGGATTAG
- the tig gene encoding trigger factor, translated as MQVSVETTNGLERKLIIDVPAENIDGAVEKRLQDLARNVKMNGFRPGKVPFSVVKKRYGASVRQEVLGDVMQRHYFEAVQQEKLMPAGYPQLELIENNDGANLKFSATFEVYPEVKLADLDSIEIEKATSEVSDEDLTKMMDTLRGQRASWVEVKRKSKDGDQVVIDFKGFIDGEAFKGGEAKEFPLELGAGNMIPGFEEQLVGVSAGDDVEVKVTFPEDYHVDDLKGKEATFETHVHVVNKKELPTVTELAEQLGADDINSLKADVKKNMERELRNAIKSRVKGQVMNQLVEKHEVEVPKAMLDQEIERMRQEMAQQMRAPKDQTPDLPASLFEEQATRRVKLGLVVSEIIKAEGLKADEEKVRAQVEDLAGVYEEPQEVIDWYYGDPNRLREVESLVLEDTVVDLVLEKAKVTEKSVSFDELLNPNKNQD; from the coding sequence ATGCAAGTTTCAGTTGAAACCACCAACGGTTTAGAAAGAAAGCTAATTATTGATGTTCCTGCTGAGAACATTGATGGCGCGGTAGAAAAGCGCCTACAAGACTTGGCACGTAACGTTAAAATGAACGGCTTTCGTCCAGGTAAAGTTCCATTCAGCGTAGTCAAGAAACGCTATGGCGCTTCGGTACGTCAAGAAGTACTTGGTGACGTTATGCAACGTCACTACTTTGAGGCAGTACAACAAGAGAAGTTGATGCCTGCTGGTTATCCTCAATTAGAGCTTATCGAAAATAACGATGGGGCAAACCTTAAGTTCTCTGCAACTTTTGAAGTTTATCCTGAAGTTAAATTAGCTGATCTAGATTCGATTGAAATCGAAAAAGCCACTTCTGAAGTATCTGATGAAGATTTGACCAAAATGATGGACACCCTGCGCGGTCAGCGTGCTAGCTGGGTTGAAGTTAAGCGTAAATCTAAAGATGGCGACCAGGTAGTTATTGATTTTAAAGGTTTCATCGATGGTGAAGCATTTAAAGGCGGCGAAGCGAAAGAATTCCCATTGGAGCTTGGCGCTGGCAACATGATTCCAGGCTTTGAAGAGCAACTAGTTGGTGTTTCTGCTGGTGATGATGTTGAAGTCAAAGTTACTTTCCCAGAAGACTATCATGTTGATGACTTGAAAGGTAAAGAAGCAACTTTCGAGACACATGTTCATGTAGTGAATAAGAAAGAACTTCCAACAGTAACCGAATTAGCTGAACAGTTAGGTGCTGATGACATCAACAGCTTGAAAGCTGATGTTAAGAAGAATATGGAACGTGAACTACGTAATGCCATTAAGTCTCGTGTTAAAGGCCAGGTGATGAATCAGTTGGTTGAGAAACATGAGGTTGAAGTTCCTAAAGCAATGCTGGATCAAGAAATCGAGCGTATGCGTCAGGAAATGGCACAGCAGATGCGTGCTCCAAAAGATCAAACTCCAGATCTTCCTGCTTCGTTGTTTGAAGAACAGGCCACTCGTCGTGTTAAGCTTGGTTTGGTAGTTTCAGAAATTATCAAAGCTGAAGGCCTAAAAGCTGACGAAGAGAAGGTTCGTGCACAGGTTGAAGATTTAGCTGGTGTTTATGAAGAACCACAAGAAGTTATTGATTGGTACTATGGTGACCCAAATCGCTTACGCGAAGTTGAGTCATTGGTATTGGAAGATACAGTAGTTGACTTGGTGCTGGAAAAAGCTAAAGTAACTGAGAAATCAGTAAGCTTCGATGAGCTTTTAAATCCTAACAAGAATCAGGATTAA
- a CDS encoding phosphatidate cytidylyltransferase → MFFDLSSLQPVTQVFGSLFVLLLVATLVSFMLSRSKPQTDYSELTQRINSWWIMMGVFALSLYMGPMVTILMFAMLSFIALKEYFSMTPTRLVDRRVLFWAYLTIPLQYYFISIGWYGMFIIFIPVYAFLFIPFRMVLAGETKNYLRAVGNIHWGLMLTVFTLSHLAYLVVLPNEAEVKNLMVSGSGAALLLYLVLLTQLNDVSQYVWGKLFGKNKIAPAISPNKTREGLIGGVLTTGLLAMALAETLTPMLWWHGLLVGLGIGMAGFIGDVSLSAIKRDIGIKDCGQLIPGHGGILDRLDSLTFTAPLFFHVIRYCYY, encoded by the coding sequence ATGTTTTTCGATTTAAGTAGTTTACAACCGGTTACGCAAGTGTTTGGTAGTTTGTTTGTGCTGCTATTAGTGGCGACTTTAGTGTCATTTATGCTCAGTCGCTCAAAGCCACAAACGGATTACAGTGAACTAACCCAGCGCATCAATTCCTGGTGGATCATGATGGGTGTGTTTGCACTATCACTCTACATGGGGCCTATGGTGACTATTCTGATGTTCGCCATGTTGAGTTTTATCGCGCTCAAAGAATACTTCTCTATGACGCCAACTCGACTGGTTGATCGTAGGGTATTGTTCTGGGCTTATCTCACCATTCCGTTGCAGTATTACTTTATCTCCATTGGTTGGTACGGCATGTTCATTATTTTTATCCCGGTCTATGCCTTCCTGTTTATCCCTTTTCGCATGGTACTGGCCGGTGAAACAAAAAATTATCTGCGCGCGGTGGGGAACATTCATTGGGGCTTGATGCTGACGGTCTTTACCTTGAGTCATCTTGCTTATCTGGTGGTGTTGCCGAACGAAGCCGAAGTGAAAAACCTGATGGTATCAGGCTCGGGCGCAGCACTCCTGTTATATCTGGTCTTACTGACCCAGTTGAATGACGTCAGTCAATACGTCTGGGGTAAACTGTTTGGCAAAAATAAAATTGCCCCAGCGATTAGCCCGAACAAGACACGCGAAGGATTGATCGGTGGTGTGTTAACAACCGGCTTATTGGCAATGGCACTGGCTGAAACCCTGACACCAATGCTGTGGTGGCATGGTCTGTTGGTTGGACTTGGTATTGGTATGGCAGGCTTTATTGGTGATGTCTCACTATCAGCAATCAAGCGTGATATCGGTATTAAAGATTGTGGTCAGCTGATCCCCGGACATGGCGGCATTCTCGATCGCCTCGATAGCCTGACCTTTACCGCACCACTATTTTTCCACGTCATCCGTTACTGCTATTACTAA
- the folD gene encoding bifunctional methylenetetrahydrofolate dehydrogenase/methenyltetrahydrofolate cyclohydrolase FolD → MSAQILDGKAISEKVKLQLAEKVKARLDKGLRAPGLAVILVGVDPASQIYVNKKVEACEKVGFISRKIVLDATTTQEELLKHIDLLNADPEIDGILVQLPLPEHLDSNVILERIKADKDVDGFHPYNMGRLAQKMPTMRPCTPYGVMVMLKETGIDLIGKDAVVIGVSNIVGRPMGLELLMERCTVTFCHSKTKDLPKKVSEADIVVAGVGIPEMVKGDWIKPGAIVIDVGINRLESGKLVGDVEFDVAKEKASWITPVPGGVGPMTVAMLMSNTLFACEHLHD, encoded by the coding sequence ATGTCTGCTCAAATTCTTGATGGCAAAGCCATTTCCGAAAAAGTTAAGTTACAACTGGCCGAAAAAGTCAAAGCACGCCTCGATAAAGGCCTACGTGCGCCTGGTCTAGCGGTTATATTGGTTGGTGTTGATCCAGCATCACAGATCTACGTTAACAAAAAGGTAGAAGCCTGTGAAAAGGTTGGCTTTATTTCCAGAAAAATAGTACTTGATGCAACCACCACTCAAGAAGAGCTATTAAAGCATATCGACCTATTAAATGCTGACCCTGAAATTGATGGTATTCTGGTACAACTTCCTTTACCGGAGCATTTGGACTCAAACGTCATCCTCGAGCGAATTAAGGCCGATAAAGATGTGGATGGCTTCCATCCCTATAATATGGGCCGTCTAGCACAGAAAATGCCCACTATGCGCCCATGTACACCTTATGGGGTTATGGTTATGCTAAAGGAAACCGGTATCGACCTGATCGGCAAAGATGCGGTAGTCATCGGTGTTTCGAATATCGTCGGTCGTCCAATGGGGTTAGAGCTATTGATGGAACGCTGCACCGTGACCTTTTGCCACAGCAAAACCAAAGACTTACCGAAAAAAGTCTCAGAGGCTGATATTGTCGTTGCCGGCGTTGGTATCCCCGAAATGGTCAAAGGTGACTGGATTAAGCCAGGAGCCATAGTCATCGATGTAGGTATTAACCGTTTAGAAAGCGGCAAGCTGGTCGGTGACGTAGAATTTGACGTGGCAAAAGAAAAGGCCTCATGGATTACTCCAGTTCCAGGTGGCGTTGGCCCTATGACCGTTGCCATGCTGATGAGCAACACCTTATTTGCCTGCGAGCATCTGCACGACTAG
- a CDS encoding helix-turn-helix domain-containing protein translates to MSNQTLEILEALKQELRKQGITYKALSKALDMSEANIKRMFSQNKISLDRLEKICDLLHLDILQLAQSAHQQRKQISQLTLEQENQLISDQRLLLVAQLCLSDWKFDEMLERYSFTEPQLIKYLVQLDRIDFIELLPGNRIRKRVSPHFKWHPKGPVQSFFAEHIQSEFFRSSFTEKNEKVLFISGMLSDKSNQKIQELIDELGIAYRQQLREDKNLELAEKKGTSLVVGLRNWELSVFNELRRKPL, encoded by the coding sequence ATGAGCAATCAGACACTGGAAATTCTTGAGGCTCTGAAGCAGGAGCTTAGAAAACAGGGAATCACCTATAAGGCGCTCAGCAAGGCTCTCGACATGAGTGAAGCGAATATCAAGCGCATGTTTTCCCAAAATAAAATCAGCCTTGACCGGCTGGAAAAGATCTGTGATTTACTGCATCTGGATATTTTGCAGCTAGCTCAATCAGCTCATCAGCAACGTAAGCAAATTTCCCAACTCACTCTTGAGCAGGAAAATCAACTGATTAGCGATCAGCGGCTGTTACTTGTCGCTCAATTATGTTTATCAGATTGGAAGTTTGATGAAATGCTGGAGCGCTATAGTTTTACCGAACCACAGCTGATCAAATATCTGGTGCAGCTGGACCGAATAGATTTTATTGAGTTACTGCCCGGTAATCGAATTCGCAAACGCGTCAGTCCGCACTTCAAATGGCATCCCAAAGGCCCTGTACAAAGCTTTTTTGCAGAACATATTCAAAGCGAATTTTTCCGCTCCAGCTTTACCGAAAAGAATGAAAAGGTGTTGTTTATTTCCGGCATGTTAAGCGATAAATCCAATCAGAAGATTCAGGAACTGATTGATGAGCTGGGCATAGCCTATCGTCAGCAATTGCGGGAAGACAAGAATCTTGAGCTGGCGGAGAAAAAAGGCACCAGCCTGGTGGTCGGTTTAAGGAATTGGGAACTTTCGGTGTTTAATGAATTAAGAAGAAAGCCGCTTTAA
- the cysS gene encoding cysteine--tRNA ligase: MLQIYNNLTRQKEPFKPMVEGKVSMYVCGVTTYDLCHIGHARTYAAFDVINRYLKFRGYDVTYVRNITDIDDKIINRANENGEEFSELTERFIQEMYHDFDAIGLQRPDIEPRATRTMDEIIEMTHTLIEKGAAYAADNGDVYFHVPAFKDYGKLSKQDLTQLNAGERVDVNDIKKDPMDFALWKSSKPGEPAWDSPWGKGRPGWHIECSAMSKKCLGDTFDIHGGGSDLQFPHHENEIAQSECANGCTFANTWIHTGMVQVDKEKMSKSLGNFFTIRDVLKQYRPESVRYFLMSGHYRSQLSYSQANLESADASLERLYNALRWVDLNQATEERMDILEKAQSRFTEAMDDDFNVPEAMPVLFDLAKEVNRLKATDMAAAATIAVKLKELAGVLSLLQQDPEAFLKSGAADSDVSDEEIDSLIQQRLQARADKNWALADEIRDKLHAMNIELEDAAGGTSWRRK, translated from the coding sequence ATGTTACAGATCTACAACAATTTGACCCGTCAAAAAGAACCTTTTAAGCCCATGGTAGAAGGCAAGGTTTCCATGTATGTGTGTGGTGTGACGACTTATGATCTGTGCCATATTGGCCATGCTCGAACCTATGCTGCTTTTGATGTGATTAATCGTTATTTGAAGTTTCGTGGCTATGACGTGACTTATGTACGCAATATTACGGATATTGATGACAAGATCATTAATCGTGCTAATGAAAACGGCGAAGAATTCAGTGAGTTGACTGAGCGTTTCATTCAGGAAATGTATCATGACTTTGATGCTATCGGTTTGCAACGTCCCGATATCGAGCCACGCGCTACGCGAACCATGGATGAGATTATTGAAATGACTCATACCCTGATTGAGAAGGGCGCAGCCTATGCAGCCGATAATGGTGACGTTTATTTTCACGTACCGGCCTTCAAGGACTACGGCAAACTCAGCAAGCAGGATTTAACTCAGCTTAATGCCGGTGAGCGAGTCGATGTTAACGATATCAAAAAAGACCCGATGGATTTTGCCTTGTGGAAATCGTCAAAGCCGGGCGAGCCTGCCTGGGACTCACCGTGGGGCAAAGGACGTCCTGGTTGGCATATTGAATGTTCGGCCATGAGTAAAAAGTGTCTGGGTGATACTTTCGATATTCATGGTGGTGGTTCAGATTTGCAGTTCCCTCATCATGAAAATGAAATCGCACAATCAGAGTGCGCTAATGGCTGCACTTTTGCCAATACCTGGATTCATACCGGAATGGTGCAGGTGGATAAAGAAAAAATGTCTAAATCCCTGGGCAACTTCTTTACCATTCGCGACGTGCTAAAGCAGTACCGTCCTGAATCAGTGCGTTACTTCCTGATGAGTGGTCATTACCGCAGTCAGCTCAGTTACTCTCAGGCTAACCTTGAATCCGCTGATGCCAGTCTTGAGCGCTTATATAATGCGCTCAGATGGGTAGACTTAAATCAGGCAACTGAAGAAAGAATGGATATTCTGGAGAAGGCCCAATCACGCTTTACGGAAGCCATGGATGATGACTTCAATGTGCCAGAAGCCATGCCAGTGTTGTTTGATCTGGCAAAAGAAGTAAATCGTTTGAAAGCTACTGACATGGCGGCTGCAGCCACCATTGCTGTAAAGCTAAAAGAACTAGCAGGCGTTTTAAGCTTGTTGCAACAGGATCCTGAGGCTTTCTTGAAATCAGGAGCTGCCGACAGCGATGTTTCAGATGAAGAAATCGACTCTTTGATTCAGCAACGTCTGCAAGCGCGTGCCGATAAAAACTGGGCACTAGCCGATGAGATCCGCGATAAGCTTCATGCCATGAATATTGAGCTGGAAGATGCAGCGGGTGGTACCAGCTGGCGTAGGAAGTAG